The DNA sequence CGAGGACATCGTCGACATCACCGTCTTCCTGACCGACATGCAGCACGATTTCCCAGCCTTCAACCAAGTCTACGCCGAGTACTTCACCGCAAACCAACCGACCCGAACCACCGTCCAAGTCGGCGCCCTGCCCACCCCGATCGCCATCGAGTTGAAGGTGATCTCGGCACTCGGCGCTCGGCACTCGGCACTCGGCTGACCAGCCGAGTGCCGAGATCACATCCTGTGGCGGACGGCCCAGAGGTCGGGGAAGAGCGGCAAGAACAACGATTGTTTCAGGAAATCGACTCCGGCGGAGCCGCCGGTTCCCTTCTTGGCGCCGATGGTTCGTTCCACCATCTTCACATGGCGATACCGCCACTCCTGCATCCCCTCATCGAAGTCCGTCATCAACTCGAACAGAATGACCAACTCCGGCTGGGTCTGGTAGAGCCGGAAGAGTTCCTCTTGGACTCGTTCGTCGGCCTGGGTCGGTAGCCGGACGTCCTTCTCGAGCAGGTCGGTTGGAACCGCGGCCCCGCGGTGGACCAAGAACCGGTAGAACGCATCCACTACGCTCGGCTCCCCCAACCGGCGTTCGGCCTTAGCCCGTCCCGGCTCGGTGACGGGAATGGCGTGGGCCACGTTGCTCCGTTTGTAGCCGAAGGCAAACTCCACCTCTTTGAATTGATAGGATTGGAAGCCCGACGCGGTGTCGAGCCGGTTCCGAAATGACGCGAAAGACATCGGCGTCATCGTCTCGATGATATCGAGTTGGCCCACCAACGTCTTCATCATGGTCCGCATCCGTTTCAGGGTCGAGATCGCCCCGAAAAGGTCATTGCGGTGGAAGTCGCCGACGACTTTGCCGGTTTCATGGAGGAGGAGCTTGAACCAGAGCTCGTAGGTCTGGTGAATGACGATGAACAGCAGTTCGTCATGCTCTTCGGGCGAGGACTTCGGCTGCTGCAGGCCAAGTAATTCTTCGATCTTAAGATAGGATGCGTAGGTGACGGGCGACACGGTTACCTCGAGAGTAGAAGCCAAACAACAGTGACCACGAGCAGCGCCCCGAGCACCCGGCCGGTCCACCGGAGGGTCCTGGCTTGATCCGCCGCCCGCGCCCGGGCCTCGGCGTACGGGATCAGCGAGAACGCGATCATCGGATAAAGTGGGCGGTACCAACCGGGCAACAGCGCCGCCAGGAGCTTTTCGAACCGCTTTTTCCACAAGAACCATGGTGACGCGACATGGTCGCGCATTTCATGGAAATTGGCCAAGGCCAAATCGGCAATGGCCTCGGCATTCGGTTTGCGGACCTGCTGATAGCGTTCAAAGGCTTGGGTGAGGTTGCCCGGGCTCGCCGTGACCTGGGCCACAAACTCGAGGCAATCCTCGAACCCGCAGTTGGCACCCTGCCCGTAGAACGGGACGATCGCATGCGCGGCGTCGCCGATCAGCACGGCCTGACCGCCGGCATGCCAGGGGTAGGTCCGGACGGTCACCATCGCCCCGGTCGGATTGCCGAAGAAGTCCTCGATCAAGGTCGGCATCAGGGGCACGGCATCGGGAAAATCCCGCTCGAAGAATGCCGCCACATCCGCCGGGGTCGTCAGCCGGTCGAAGCCGTTTTCGCCGGTCCGCGGCAGGTAAAGGGTCACCGTAAACGAGCCATCGCGGTTGGCCATCGCCATCATCATGAACCGGCCCCGCGGCCAGATGTGCATGGCGTTGACCTCGAGCGCCGGCGTCCCATCGGCCCTGGCCGGGATGAACAGCTCCTTATATCCGTGTTCCAGATAACTCTGGGCGTATTCCTGATACTCCCGCCGCTGCATCACCGGCCGCACCGCCGAGAACGCCCCGTCCGCCCCGACGATCACCCCCCGACTCACCCGGGCGTCGCCCCCCGTGGCCGCATCGACATGGCTCACCGTCCCCGCGAGCACATCGACATCCACACACCGCCGCCCAAACACCATCGTCACATTGGCCGTCCGCCCCGCCGCCACGATCAGGGCCCGATTCAACTCCCCCCGCGAAAACGAGTTGATCGCCTGCCTCCCATCCCCATACGGCTGATACGCCACCCTCGCCCCCCCCGCCGAGTGCCGAGCATGAATCGCCCGCCGGTAGAGGGGCACGCCCAAGCCTACCAACGCGTCATCGAGGTCGAGCCGGGCCAATGCGTTGAGCCCCCGGGCCGAGATCGCGAGGTTGATGCTCCGCCCGCCCTCCATCCGGCCGTCGCGCGGATCGACCCGCCGCTCGATGACCTCCACTGGAAATCCCTCGCGCCCGAGCAGCGCCGCCAGCATCGATCCGACGAGGCCGCCGCCCACGATCACGAACGCCGGCCGATTCTCGTTAGGCACCGAGCACCTCCCCGAGCGCCGTCCCGGCGCGCCAGACATCGTGGAACGAGTTGTACATCGGGACCGGGGACATCCGGATCACGTCGGGCTGGCGGAAGTCGGGGAGAATCCCCCGGGCCCGGATCCCGTCGAACGCAGCCCGGGCTCCCTCCGGGATCAGCAGCGACAGTTGACAGCCCCGGGCTTCCGGGTCCGCCGGGGTGAGGATCGACACTCGGCCCGCCGGAGCCCGGCGGACCAGATACTCGAGGTAGCCGGTCAGCGCCAGCGATTTCTTCCGGAGCGCCGCGATCCCGATCCGGTCGAACTGGGCCATCGAGGCCAGCAACGGCGTCATCGACAACACCGACGGATTGCTGATTTGCCACCCCTCGGCGCCGGTGTGCGGCACGAATCGTTCGTTCAAGTGAAGCCGGAACCGGGTGGCCGGATCATTGCCCCACCATCCCGCAAACCGGGGCAGCGACCGGTTGGCCCCGTGCCGCTCGTGCACGAAGCATCCGCCGGCTGCTCCCGGGCCCCCGTTGAGGTATTTGTAGGAACACCAGGCCGCGAAATCCACATCCCAGTCGTGCAACTCCAAGGGCACGTTCCCGGCCGCGTGGGCCAGATCGAAGCCCGCCACGGCCCCGGCCCGATGGGCCGCCGCGGTGATCCGCTTGAGATCGAGGCGCTGGCCGGTGTAGTACTGCACCCCCGGCAGGAGCACCAGCGCGATCTCCTCGCCCTGTTCGGCGATGGCCCGTTCGATCCCCTCTGTCGTGAGGCACGACTGCCCCGGCTCCGGCTTGAGTTGAATCATGCCGTCGGCGGGGTCGATCCCCCGGGTTTCCAGATGGGACGCCACCGCATAGGTATCGGAGGGGAACGCGGCATCCTCGGTCAGGATCTTTCGGCGCCGGCCCACCGGCCGGTAGAACGACACCATCATCAGATGGAGGTTGAGCGTCAGCGAGTTCATCAACACCACTTCGCCGGGCCGGGCGCCGACCAGACGGGCGCCGGCGTCCCGGAAGTTCTCGTGGTACGAGTACCAGGGCGTCTTGGCGTGCATGTGCCCCTCGACGGCGAGCCGGCCCCAATCCGCGAGCTCCTGCGTCATCAATTCACGGACGGCCCGCGGCATCAGGCCCAGCGAATTGCCACAGAGGTAGGCCACCGGCGCCCCCCGATCGTCGACCGGGTGCTCGAACTCGTGCCGGATCGGGCCCAAGGGGTCCGCGGCGTCCTCTGCGTGGGCCCACGCTTCCGTGGGTTGGTAGTCACTCGTCACAGATAGGTCTCCAGCGGTCGGTCGAGAAATTCGAGCGCGGTCCGGAACAGCAGCCATTCCCGCTGCTCCGGCGACAGATCGGTCATCGACTCGATCATGGCGCCGGGGCGAAGTTCGCCAAGCGGGAACGGATAATCAGAGCCTAACGCGACCCGATTGGCCCCCAACCGGCTGATCAGGTGACGGAGGACATCCGGATCGTGGGTCAAAGAGTCGACGAAGAACCGGCCCAAGTACTTCGACGGCGGATGCGGATTGTCGACCGCCACCAGGTCGGGCCGGGCCTCGAACCCGTGCTCGAGGCGGCCCAGGATGCCGACAAAACTCCCGCCGCCGTGGGCAAAACAGATTCGGAGCGAGGGCAGCCGCTCGAGGACGCCCCCGAACAGCAGGGACGCGATGGCGAGCGCCGACTCCGTCGGCATCCCGACCAGCCAGGGGAGCCAGTACTTCCGCATCCGCTCGGGGGCCAGCATTTCCCAGGGATGGACGAAGATGGCCGCCCCGAGTTCGGCCGCCCTGGCAAAGAACGGGAACAACTCCGGAGCGTCGAAGTTCCACTCGTTGACATGGGTGCCGATTTGCACCCCGGGCATCCGGAGGTCCACCACACAGCGCTCGAGTTCCGCGATCGCCAAGTCCGGCGATTGGAGCGGCACCGTGCCAAGGCCGATGAACCGCTTCGGATTGGTCGCGACCACCCAGGCAAGATGGTCATTGAGGATCTTGGCGAGGTCGTGGCCGTCGGCGGGCTTGGCCCAGTAACTGAACATCACCGGCACGGTCGAGAGGACCTGAACGTTGACGCCGAGGTCGTCGCACTCGACCAACCGACGGCTCGAATCCCAACAGTTGTCCTCAATCTCGCGGAAGACTTTCCCGTCCACGACCATCCGGGCCCGGCAAGGCGCCACGTGCTGCAACTCCATGAACCCGCCGTAGCCGTAGCGATCCCGAAGGTTCGGCCACGACTCCGGCAGGATGTGGGTGTGCAGGTCGATCTTCAGCACCCGTTACTTCGCGGCGGGCGCCGGCGGCTGCATGACCGTGCCGCACTTCTGGCAGGTCCGCTTCGACTGATCGGCCCAGAAGTCTTCCATGACCGGCTTCAGCTGTTTGCCCAAATCGACCAATTGGAAGCTGGCATCGAAGATGATCTCGCCGCACTTCTCGCAGAACCAGCGGAGGTGGTCGTGCTCACCCTCGACCCGACGCCGCTCGATGACGAGCCCGACGGTGTTGGCCGGTCGCTGGGGAGAATGCGGAATCCCGGCCGGGAGGAGGAACATCTCCCCTTCCTTGATCGAGATTTCCTTGACCTGGCCGTCGTCGACGATCCGGACCACGATGTCACCTTCCACCTGATAGAAGAATTCTTCGCCGTCCTCGACGTGGAAATCCTTCCGGGCGTTCGGGCCGCCCACCGCCATCACCAAGAATTCGGCGTCCTGCCAGATCATCTTGTTGCCGACCGGCGGCTTCAGCAGGTCACGATGCTCGTCGACCCAGCGTTTCAGATTAATGGGGGGCATGACGGCCATGGCGACGGGCTCCGGTGTTCGGGTGACTGGGGACGTGATACAGAGGCCGAAAGATAGTGGCCCCCGGGAGAGGGAGTCATTCGGGATTCCATCGGGGTGGTATGTTTCGGGCTCGGCACTCGGCACTCGGCACTCGGCGGGAGGGATGAGGATGAGGCGGTTGGGGTATGGGGGGCCGATTCTTGAGGTCGGGGCTCGGCGGTGGCGGGGAGGGGTGGTCAGCGACGGGGTTGAGCGGGTAGTCGAGGAAACGCCGGTTGCCCTTATCTACAACGGGGTGCCGCATGTGGTGATGATGGCCACGCCGCAAGATCTCGAGGACTTTGCCCTCGGGTTTAGCCTGACCGAGGAGTTGATCCGAACCCCGGCCGATCTACGGCACGTCGAGGTGGTCCGGTACAGCCAGGGGATCGAACTCCAATTAGCGGTGGCGGCGGAGTGTGACGAGGCCATCGGGGCGAGAGCCCGGCGGTTTACCGGCCGGACTGGGTGCGGCATTTGTGGCGCGGACGGAGTGGCGAGCGTCTTGAAAACGGTGCATCAGGTACCGGCTGGGGGGGCCATTACCCCGGCGGCGATTCGAACCGCGCTCGCGGGCCTCGCCTCCCGCCAGCCGCTCAATGAGATCGCGGGAGCGGTGCATGCGGCAGGTTGGGCCGGCGCGGACGGGGTACTCGCATTGGTCCGGGAGGACGTTGGCCGCCACAATGCCCTCGACAAGCTCGTCGGCGCCATTCGACAAACCGAGATCGATCCGGGCGGTGGATTCGTGGTGGTAACCAGCCGGGCCAGTTTCGAAATGGTCCAGAAGACGGCGACGCTCGGGGCGCCACTGTTGGCCGCCATTTCGGGGCCCACCGGGCTCGCGGTCCGGGTGGCCGAGCAGTCAGGGTTGACGTTGGTCGGGTTTGCCCGGGGCAACGACCTCACGGCCTATACCCATCCCGGCCGAGTCGGCTAGGTCGGCTTCGGCCGCCGGTTGCCGCTCGAGACGTACTGCCAGCCGAACCGCCCCTTGATGCAGAGGTTGCCCAGGGTCACCTCGTGGTCAAGCGGCGAGGTGACTTTGACGATTTCGTTGTCCTGGACATGGAGTTCAAGGTTGCAGCCGACCCCGCAGTAGGGACAGACGGTCTGGGTCATCGTTTGCCGGGACTCGTCCCAGGTGCCCGCCCGCCGGAGATCGTGTTCGGACTTGAACATCAACGCGCCGGTCGGGCACACCGCGATGCAGTTCCCGCAATAGACACAAGCCGATTTCGGCAACTCGACGGCGAACTCGGTCGAAATCCTGGCATCGAAACCCCGTCCGGCCACGGTCAGCGCGAACGTGTTCTGATGATCCGTTCCGCAGGCTTCGACGCATTTGTAGCAGAGGATGCACTTCCCGTAGTCACGCACGTAGAGGTCGTTGTCGACCTTGACGGGTTGGGCCACGGTGGCGCGGTACGCCGGGTCCGGCGGCGCATGGTGCCCGGGCATCAAGTGGTCTCGATGACCGGCCGGCGCCGGCGGCGCGGGTGGGCCGTAGCGGTCCGGATCGGCCGCGTACTCGGCCAGCCACTCCCCGACGTCCGGCGTGGTCGAGAGGTCCACTGACGAAGCCAGGAACTCGAACACCATCTTCCGGCTGTGTTTGACGCGGTCGGAGTCGGTCTTCACCACCATGCCGGCTTCCACGGCCCGAGAGCAACTCGGCACCAGGACCCGGGAGCCCTCGACCTCGACCACACAGACCCGGCAGACATTGACCGGCCGGAGGGTCTCGAGATAGCACAACGTCGGGATGGTCCGGCCCAGCCGCTTTGAGGCCTCCAGGATGGTGGTGCCTTCGGGCGCCACCACTGTTTCGCCGTCGATCGTGAGTTCGACCAGGCGCCGGCGAGTTTCGAGTTGCACCAACGCGCTCATCCGGTCTGTGCTCCCGAAAAGAGGTGAAGCCGTTTGACCGCCGACTCGACGGCGGCATAGGCCGTTTGGCCCAACCCGCAGATCGAGGCGTCCTTCATGGCCAGCCCAATTTCCTCCAGCAACGCCAACTCGGTCTCGAGGCCGCCCCGGGCCCGGCCCGCCTTGAGGCGATGGAGCGCCTCCTCCTGGCGCACCGTCCCGACCCGACAGGGCACACACTGACCGCACGACTCGTCCCGGAAAAACGCCGCGATCCGGAGCACCACGTCCAGCATGTCCACCCGGTCGTCGAAGGCCATGATCACGCCGGAGCCTAACGTAGCGCCGGCCGCCCGGACCCCTTCAAACGTCAACGGCATATCTAACTCGTCGGGCCGGACGAAGACCCCCGCTGCCCCGCCAAGCAACACCGCCTGGAGCGGGCGGCCGCCCGCGACGCCACCCGCCAGCGTGAGCAGATCGCGGAGGCTCGCGCCAAACGGCACTTCGTAGACGCCGGGCCGTTCGACCCACCCGGACAGGCAGAACAGCCGCGGGCCGGTCGAGCCCTCGGTCCCGATGGCGGCGTAGGCACTGCCCCCGATCCGGAGGATCTCGAGCACGTTGACCAGGGTCTCGACGTTGTTCACCAAGGTGGGTTTGCCGAACAAGCCGGCCTGGAACGGAAACGGCGGCTTGTTCCGGGGCTCGCCCCGGAAGCCTTCGATCGAGTTGAAGATCGCGGTCTCTTCTCCGCAGATGTACGCCCCGGCGCCCTCGCGAATCTCGATCTCGAACCGGAAGCCCCGCCCCATCACGTTGGCTCCGAGGAGCCCAAGGCGCCGGGCCGCCTCGATAGCATGGGCTAACCGGGCCCGAGCCTCCGGGTACTCGCCCCGGAGGTAGATGAACCCCCGTTCCGACCCGGTGGCAAAGGCCGCGATGGTCATCGATTCGACGATCGCGAACGGGTCGCCCTCCATCAGGGCTCGGTCCTTGAACGTGCCCGGCTCCGATTCGTCCGCATTGCAAATCACATAGTGGGGACGAACCCCCTGCCCCGCGACCGCGGCCCATTTCCGCCCGGTCGGGAACGCGGCGCCGCCCCGGCCGGCCAGCTTGGCGTCCGTCACCTCGCGGATCACCGCCTCGGGACCGATCTCAAGGGCCCGCCGAAGACCGAGATATCCACCGTGCGCCCGGTAGTCATCGAGACTCGCCGGATCGACGACGTCGACCCGCCGAAGTAACCGAAGGTCGGGGTCTCCCGCTTGGGGAATCCGGATTCGATTCGGACCGGCCGGACCGGCGCCGCCCGTAAGCACCGCGAGCGCCTGGGCCGCCGTCACCGGCCCGAACAGCCGCGCCACCGGGGTTGGCCCCGCCTCCGTCAGCAGCGCCGCGGGGGCGTGATCGCAGAGTCCGAGGCACGGACTCCGCATCCAGGCGGTTGCCTCGGGGATGGTATGGTGAGTGCCGTCCGGACCATGGTAGGCCGGCCCGGCCTCCTGCTCCACCGTCCGGCAAAGGGTATCCCCACCCTGGCCACGGCAGCCGATGTCATCGCAGAGGTGCAGGACCCGTCGAGGGCGGGGCACGGTCGACAGGAGCCCGTAGAACGTGGCCACCCCGAAGATATCGGCCGGGGGCACCGTTAGGCGCTCGGCGAGGTAGTTGAGGGCGCCCTCGCTGATCCAGCCGATCCGCGACTGGACGGCATGGAGAGCCGGAAGCAGCCGATGCCGTTCGGCGCGGGCCTGGTGCCCGCCCGCCGCCGTGTGGGCGTCACGGGGTTGCCGGGCGCCGCCGTCCCACCCGCTCGTCGGCGGGCCGAGATGGGCATCCACCGCGTCCCGCTCGTCCGGGGTGGCGACGGCCTTGAGAAGATGAAGGTCCACGGCGCTCCTACGGGGTCATCGGTTCGAGCCGGACCGCGCAGGCCTTGAACTCGGCCGTCCCGGACTTCGGGTCGGTGGCATCGATCGTGAGGACGTTGGTTTTGACCTCGTCCTGGAAATGAAGCGTCATGAACACCAGCCCGGCCCGAAGACTCGGGTCGATCCGGGCCGGGGCGACCACTGCCCCTCGCCGCGAGGTAACTCGGACCGCCGCGCCGTCCACCAAGCCAAGCATCGCGGCGTCCTCGGGCGAGAGATCAACCGATTCCCCCCGCCGAAGCGGCGACGCGTAACCGGCGGTCTGCACCCCGGTATTGTACGAATCGAGCCGGCGGCCCGTGGTCAGCTGGAACGGGTACTCCGCGTCGGGCATCTCCACCGGCGGGTCATGCTCCACCACCGAGAACGGCGCCGCCGGACCGTCCCGCGGTTCCTTCCAGAGTCGGCTGTGGAGATAGGTCTCCCCCGGGTGGCTTTCATCGTAGCAGGGCCAGTGGAGGCCGCCGGCTTGCTCGAGCCGCTGGTAGCTCATCCCGGCCAACATCGGGGCCAGCGACCGGACCTCGTTCCAGACCGCCTCACCGGTCGGATGGCCCCAGTCGTGACCGAGCCGACGGGCAATCTCGCCGATGATCCACTGGTCGTCGCGGGCGTTGCCGGGCGGCTCCAGGGCTTTCCGGACCCGCTGGACCCGCCGCTCGCTGTTGGTCACGGTTCCTTCGGATTCGCACCAACTCGACGACGCCGGAAGCACCACGTGGGCAAACTCTGCCGTCTTGGTGAGAAAAATATCCTGGACCACCAAGTGATCGAGCCCGGCCAACAGGCGCTCCGTCCGGCCCTGATCGGCTTCCGACTGGGCCGGGTTTTCGCCGATGGCGTACACCGCCCGGAGTTCCCCGTGTTCCATGGCCTCGAACATCTGGGTCAAGTTCAGTCCGTAGGTCGGCGCCATGTCGATGCCCCAGGCCCGGTCGAATTTCGCCTTGACCGCCGGGTCCTTCGTCCAGTCCTGGAAGCCGGCCAGACGGTTGGGGATGGCCCCCATGTCGCCCCCGCCCTGGACGTTGTTTTGGCCGCGAAGGGGATTGACGCCCGAGCCATGCCGGCCGACATGCCCGGTCAGCAGGGCAAGATTGATCAGGGCGAGGACATTGTCGACCGCGTTGTGGTGCTCGGTAATGCCTAACGTCCAGCAGATGACCGCCCGGTCGGCCCGGGCATAGGCTTCCGCCGCGCGGGCAATGACATCCGCCGGCACGCCGGTAATCGCCTCGGCATAGGCCAGGGTGTACCTCTCGACCGAATCCCGGTAGGCGTCAAAGTGTTCGGTGGCCCGGCGGATGAACGCCTCGTTGGCGAGCCCCTGGTGGATGATCTCCCGGGCCATGGCGTTGGCCAGCGCGATGTCGGTGCCGACGTGGAGCCCGAGCCAGGCGTCGGCCCACTGCGCGGAGGTGGTCCGGCGCGGATCGACGACGACGAGCGCGGCTCCCCGGCGGAGGGCCTTCAGGACATGATGAAAAAAGATCGGGTGGTTTTCGCGGGCGTTCGCGCCCCAGAGGAAGACGACGTCGGTCTCTTCCACTTCCCGGTAGGTGTTGGTACCCCCACCGGCGCCGAACACCGTCGCCAGACCGACGACGCTAGGAGCGTGTCACGTTCGGTTGCAGCTGTCGATGTTATGGGTCCCAAAGGCAACCCGAGTCAATTTCGACGCCAGGAAATTCATCTCGTTGCTGGCCTTCGAACAACTCATGGTTGCCAGGGCATCCCCGCCGTATTGCGCCTTGGCCCGCCGGAACCCCTCCGCGGCGCGATCGAGCGCCTCATCCCATGTGGCGACCCGAAGGACCCCGTGCTCCCGAACCATCGGTTCGGTAATCCGGCTCAGTGGCTTTCCCATACTGGCTGTCTCCATGGTGACGAGGCCGCTTAACCTGGGGAACCGGCCTCTGCGGAAATATGCGGCGCCGGGGTGGGACGGCACAAGGATCAGCCGGCTTCGTCGTACGAGGTCTTGATCCATCCCCGGAGCGTGGCGTCCACTTCGGCCGCTGAACCGACCCGGGTCGTGTAGCGGCACATGCCGGCGGGGGGCATCTCCTTGAGCCGGGAATCGGCCGGGAGCGATTTGACCGCGAGCCCTACTTCGATGGCCGTCTTGGTCTTCGGACCGACCCCGACAAACTGCTTCTTTCGCCGGTAGCTGAGGGAGCCCTTCTTCGGGGCCGCCGCGGCGCTCTGGCCATCGGACTTGAGCGCGAGGTGGACCACCATGTTGGCTTGGCCGTGGCCGAGCTCGAATTTCTCCATCAACATCGACCGAAGCTCGCCATGCTTGGTGAGCCCGCTCTTGGTGAGGAGCTTGGCAAAGTCGGGCAGCGTCTTCCCGGTCTTCGCCTCGATGTTCTTGAGCATCGTCAGAACCGTCTTGTCCAGGTCAGCCCCGGGTCGCTCCTTCCAGGGGCCAGTATGCGCTCCGGCTCTTGGCCGGCGTCATGATGGGGGTCAGCACCGAGAACACCGCATCAATGAACCGGGTCAGAATGGGAGGTTTCCCGCGTTCGACCACCGCTTAGAGGGTCGCCGCGATGAAGTCACCGCCCTGGCGCATCGACTTCGCTGTCCTTGGGCCAGAGGGACTGAACCGAAGACTACCGCCGCGCCCGGAGGTACCGGCCGGGAGACTTGCCGGTCAATTCGCCGTTCATCAACACAGCCTGGCCGTTCACAAAAACGTCCCGGACGCCGACCGGCATCTTGGCCGGCTCGTCCCAGGTCGAGCGATCGATGATCGTCCGCGGATCGAAGATCACCAAGTCGGCTGCCTGGCCCTCGGCGATCCGGCCCCGGTCGCGGAGCCCGCTGAAATCGGCCGGCAGCGAGGTCATCTTGCGAACGGCTTCCTCGAGGGTCAGCACCT is a window from the Gemmatimonadota bacterium genome containing:
- a CDS encoding formate dehydrogenase subunit alpha, with amino-acid sequence METASMGKPLSRITEPMVREHGVLRVATWDEALDRAAEGFRRAKAQYGGDALATMSCSKASNEMNFLASKLTRVAFGTHNIDSCNRTUHAPSVVGLATVFGAGGGTNTYREVEETDVVFLWGANARENHPIFFHHVLKALRRGAALVVVDPRRTTSAQWADAWLGLHVGTDIALANAMAREIIHQGLANEAFIRRATEHFDAYRDSVERYTLAYAEAITGVPADVIARAAEAYARADRAVICWTLGITEHHNAVDNVLALINLALLTGHVGRHGSGVNPLRGQNNVQGGGDMGAIPNRLAGFQDWTKDPAVKAKFDRAWGIDMAPTYGLNLTQMFEAMEHGELRAVYAIGENPAQSEADQGRTERLLAGLDHLVVQDIFLTKTAEFAHVVLPASSSWCESEGTVTNSERRVQRVRKALEPPGNARDDQWIIGEIARRLGHDWGHPTGEAVWNEVRSLAPMLAGMSYQRLEQAGGLHWPCYDESHPGETYLHSRLWKEPRDGPAAPFSVVEHDPPVEMPDAEYPFQLTTGRRLDSYNTGVQTAGYASPLRRGESVDLSPEDAAMLGLVDGAAVRVTSRRGAVVAPARIDPSLRAGLVFMTLHFQDEVKTNVLTIDATDPKSGTAEFKACAVRLEPMTP
- a CDS encoding DUF4287 domain-containing protein translates to MLKNIEAKTGKTLPDFAKLLTKSGLTKHGELRSMLMEKFELGHGQANMVVHLALKSDGQSAAAAPKKGSLSYRRKKQFVGVGPKTKTAIEVGLAVKSLPADSRLKEMPPAGMCRYTTRVGSAAEVDATLRGWIKTSYDEAG